The Eublepharis macularius isolate TG4126 chromosome 8, MPM_Emac_v1.0, whole genome shotgun sequence genome contains a region encoding:
- the ELOVL7 gene encoding elongation of very long chain fatty acids protein 7 isoform X3, translated as MALGNLTSKAVSLYDEWIKDADPRVEGYPLMASPFPQTMIIAAYIYFVTYLGPKFMENKKPFDLRQLMVLYNFGVVALSIYMTYEFLMSGWATGYSYRCDIVDYSRSPMALRMVRVCWLYYFSKFIELLDTVFFVLRKKNGQVTFLHVFHHSIMPWTWWFGVKFAPGGLGTFHGMINAIVHVIMYTYYALSSLGPSFHKYLWWKKHMTSIQLIQFIMVTCHIGQIYFMDNCPYQYPIFMFIIGLYGLVFLILFLHFWYHAYTKGKRPPKSIKNGISKNKAE; from the exons ATGGCTTTAGGCAACCTTACATCAAAGGCTGTATCACTTTACGATGAATGGATTAAAGATGCTG ATCCACGAGTTGAAGGCTACCCACTCATGGCTTCACCTTTTCCACAGACCATGATTATTGCAGCCTATATATATTTTGTCACTTATTTGGGACCAAAGTTCATGGAGAACAAGAAACCTTTTGACCTGAGGCAGCTTATGGTTCTCTAcaactttggtgtagtggctCTTTCAATTTATATGACTTATGAA TTTCTCATGTCTGGATGGGCCACAGGCTATTCATATCGTTGTGACATTGTTGATTACTCTAGGTCACCTATGGCTTTAAGG ATGGTTCGTGTCTGCTGGCTATATTACTTCTCTAAGTTTATCGAATTGCTAGACACA GTATTCTTTGTCCTACGAAAGAAAAATGGCCAAGTTACATTCCTGCATGTCTTCCATCACTCAATCATGCCTTGGACCTGGTGGTTTGGAGTCAAATTTGCTCCAG GTGGCTTAGGAACATTCCATGGTATGATAAACGCCATTGTGCATGTCATCATGTACACCTACTATGCCCTCAGTTCACTGGGACCATCTTTTCATAAGTACTTGTGGTGGAAAAAGCATATGACATCTATACAACTT ATCCAGTTCATTATGGTTACCTGCCATATAGGACAAATCTACTTCATGGATAATTGCCCATATCAATATCCTATCTTTATGTTCATCATCGGGCTATATGGATTAGTGTTCTTAATCCTGTTTCTACACTTCTGGTATCATGCTTATACTAAAGGCAAGAGACCCCCAAAGAGTATAAAAAATGGTATTAGCAAAAACAAAGCTGAATGA
- the ELOVL7 gene encoding elongation of very long chain fatty acids protein 7 isoform X2: MNGLKMLSAFLTETQGGLHSMRLIQSVSNPRVEGYPLMASPFPQTMIIAAYIYFVTYLGPKFMENKKPFDLRQLMVLYNFGVVALSIYMTYEFLMSGWATGYSYRCDIVDYSRSPMALRMVRVCWLYYFSKFIELLDTVFFVLRKKNGQVTFLHVFHHSIMPWTWWFGVKFAPGGLGTFHGMINAIVHVIMYTYYALSSLGPSFHKYLWWKKHMTSIQLIQFIMVTCHIGQIYFMDNCPYQYPIFMFIIGLYGLVFLILFLHFWYHAYTKGKRPPKSIKNGISKNKAE, encoded by the exons ATGAATGGATTAAAGATGCTG tctgcctttctcactgagactcaaggcggattacacagtatgaggttaatacaatcagtatcaa ATCCACGAGTTGAAGGCTACCCACTCATGGCTTCACCTTTTCCACAGACCATGATTATTGCAGCCTATATATATTTTGTCACTTATTTGGGACCAAAGTTCATGGAGAACAAGAAACCTTTTGACCTGAGGCAGCTTATGGTTCTCTAcaactttggtgtagtggctCTTTCAATTTATATGACTTATGAA TTTCTCATGTCTGGATGGGCCACAGGCTATTCATATCGTTGTGACATTGTTGATTACTCTAGGTCACCTATGGCTTTAAGG ATGGTTCGTGTCTGCTGGCTATATTACTTCTCTAAGTTTATCGAATTGCTAGACACA GTATTCTTTGTCCTACGAAAGAAAAATGGCCAAGTTACATTCCTGCATGTCTTCCATCACTCAATCATGCCTTGGACCTGGTGGTTTGGAGTCAAATTTGCTCCAG GTGGCTTAGGAACATTCCATGGTATGATAAACGCCATTGTGCATGTCATCATGTACACCTACTATGCCCTCAGTTCACTGGGACCATCTTTTCATAAGTACTTGTGGTGGAAAAAGCATATGACATCTATACAACTT ATCCAGTTCATTATGGTTACCTGCCATATAGGACAAATCTACTTCATGGATAATTGCCCATATCAATATCCTATCTTTATGTTCATCATCGGGCTATATGGATTAGTGTTCTTAATCCTGTTTCTACACTTCTGGTATCATGCTTATACTAAAGGCAAGAGACCCCCAAAGAGTATAAAAAATGGTATTAGCAAAAACAAAGCTGAATGA
- the ELOVL7 gene encoding elongation of very long chain fatty acids protein 7 isoform X1 — protein MNGLKMLSAFLTETQGGLHSMRLIQSVSNPRVEGYPLMASPFPQTMIIAAYIYFVTYLGPKFMENKKPFDLRQLMVLYNFGVVALSIYMTYEFLMSGWATGYSYRCDIVDYSRSPMALRMVRVCWLYYFSKFIELLDTVFFVLRKKNGQVTFLHVFHHSIMPWTWWFGVKFAPGGLGTFHGMINAIVHVIMYTYYALSSLGPSFHKYLWWKKHMTSIQLNLFSTFNV, from the exons ATGAATGGATTAAAGATGCTG tctgcctttctcactgagactcaaggcggattacacagtatgaggttaatacaatcagtatcaa ATCCACGAGTTGAAGGCTACCCACTCATGGCTTCACCTTTTCCACAGACCATGATTATTGCAGCCTATATATATTTTGTCACTTATTTGGGACCAAAGTTCATGGAGAACAAGAAACCTTTTGACCTGAGGCAGCTTATGGTTCTCTAcaactttggtgtagtggctCTTTCAATTTATATGACTTATGAA TTTCTCATGTCTGGATGGGCCACAGGCTATTCATATCGTTGTGACATTGTTGATTACTCTAGGTCACCTATGGCTTTAAGG ATGGTTCGTGTCTGCTGGCTATATTACTTCTCTAAGTTTATCGAATTGCTAGACACA GTATTCTTTGTCCTACGAAAGAAAAATGGCCAAGTTACATTCCTGCATGTCTTCCATCACTCAATCATGCCTTGGACCTGGTGGTTTGGAGTCAAATTTGCTCCAG GTGGCTTAGGAACATTCCATGGTATGATAAACGCCATTGTGCATGTCATCATGTACACCTACTATGCCCTCAGTTCACTGGGACCATCTTTTCATAAGTACTTGTGGTGGAAAAAGCATATGACATCTATACAACTT aatttgttttctaccttcaacgTTTAg